The following proteins come from a genomic window of Solwaraspora sp. WMMA2065:
- a CDS encoding PHP domain-containing protein, translated as MLPPDFHIHTEWSWDVLGGSMLDACARAVCLGLRAVAFTEHADFTTWTIPAEAVAAMPPAYQAMVGDDGLFRAPQLDVEGYLASVDDCRSAFPGLRIHTGIELGEPHWHPRQTTELLARHGFEQVIGSVHSLVDPDGFRVVDRMYGTVDPHEVVRRYLSEVLAMVGQSQSFEILGHVDYPLRAWPAQAGPVTVAAFEEEFRAVLAELADSGRTLELNTRLEHPRQLLRYWRECGGKWLSFGSDAHLPGEVARDFVVASAMAEAAGFRPLDDDRVWVRS; from the coding sequence GTGCTCCCTCCCGACTTTCACATCCACACCGAGTGGTCCTGGGACGTTCTCGGCGGCTCGATGCTCGACGCCTGCGCCCGGGCGGTCTGCCTGGGGCTACGGGCAGTGGCGTTCACCGAGCACGCCGACTTCACCACCTGGACGATCCCGGCCGAGGCGGTCGCCGCGATGCCGCCGGCGTACCAGGCGATGGTCGGCGACGACGGGCTCTTCCGGGCACCGCAGCTCGACGTCGAGGGATACCTGGCCTCCGTCGACGACTGCCGCAGTGCGTTTCCCGGGCTGCGTATCCACACCGGCATCGAGCTCGGCGAGCCCCACTGGCATCCGCGCCAGACCACCGAGCTCCTGGCCCGGCACGGGTTCGAGCAGGTGATCGGCTCGGTGCACTCCCTGGTCGACCCGGACGGGTTCCGTGTCGTCGACCGGATGTACGGCACCGTGGACCCGCACGAGGTCGTCCGCCGTTACCTGAGCGAAGTGCTGGCGATGGTTGGTCAGTCCCAGAGCTTCGAGATCCTCGGCCACGTCGACTACCCGTTGCGGGCGTGGCCCGCGCAGGCCGGTCCGGTCACCGTCGCTGCCTTCGAGGAGGAGTTCCGCGCGGTCTTGGCCGAGCTCGCCGATTCTGGCCGCACGTTGGAGCTGAACACCCGGCTGGAACACCCGCGGCAGTTGCTGCGCTATTGGCGCGAGTGCGGGGGCAAGTGGCTGTCGTTCGGCAGCGACGCGCACCTGCCCGGCGAGGTGGCCAGGGACTTCGTGGTCGCTTCGGCGATGGCCGAGGCCGCTGGCTTCCGCCCGCTGGACGACGACCGGGTGTGGGTGCGCTCCTGA
- a CDS encoding macrolide 2'-phosphotransferase has product MAEPEHTVEHILELARARGLHLFGDVARLDDTGWDFVVVHAYADDGQQWILRAPRRPDVADAIATEGRLLELLRDRFTVAIPRWMIADQELVAYRRLAGEPAASEDTTTFALHWRIDRADPPASYVERLGEFMAQLHSMDVREAQATGLPVRRLEDVRSAFAERLAIGVSEFDMHHTWHERGLRWLHDDRLWAQRPVLIHGDLHPGHTLVDDSGALAGILDWTDAEIGDPGQEFVEAARKFDPPMLAQLLESYRRHGGPLWPGLSQHAVEAIAFAPLALGVLGLRSGKQRYVDAARARLGVPSA; this is encoded by the coding sequence ATGGCAGAACCCGAGCACACCGTCGAGCACATCCTCGAGCTGGCGCGCGCACGAGGGCTGCACCTGTTCGGCGACGTGGCCAGACTCGACGACACCGGCTGGGACTTCGTCGTCGTCCACGCGTACGCCGATGACGGGCAGCAGTGGATCCTGCGCGCCCCGCGCAGGCCGGACGTGGCCGACGCCATCGCCACCGAGGGCCGCCTGCTGGAACTGCTGCGTGACCGGTTCACCGTCGCCATTCCCCGCTGGATGATCGCCGACCAGGAACTCGTCGCCTACCGGCGCCTCGCGGGCGAGCCCGCCGCCAGCGAGGACACCACGACGTTCGCGTTGCACTGGCGCATCGACCGGGCCGACCCGCCGGCGTCCTATGTCGAGCGCCTCGGCGAGTTCATGGCGCAGCTGCACAGCATGGACGTACGCGAGGCGCAGGCGACCGGCCTGCCCGTGCGCCGGCTGGAGGACGTCAGGTCGGCGTTCGCGGAGCGGCTGGCTATCGGCGTGTCGGAGTTCGACATGCACCACACCTGGCACGAGCGAGGGCTGCGCTGGTTGCACGACGACCGGCTGTGGGCGCAGCGGCCGGTGCTCATCCACGGTGACCTGCACCCGGGCCATACGCTGGTCGACGACAGCGGGGCCCTGGCGGGGATCCTCGACTGGACCGATGCCGAGATCGGCGACCCGGGGCAGGAGTTCGTCGAGGCGGCGCGCAAGTTCGATCCGCCGATGCTGGCACAGTTGCTGGAGTCATACCGCCGCCACGGCGGGCCGCTGTGGCCGGGACTGTCCCAGCACGCGGTCGAGGCGATCGCCTTCGCGCCGCTGGCGCTGGGTGTGCTCGGACTCCGGTCGGGCAAGCAGCGCTACGTCGATGCCGCCCGCGCGCGACTCGGCGTGCCCTCGGCCTGA